The Lasioglossum baleicum unplaced genomic scaffold, iyLasBale1 scaffold0137, whole genome shotgun sequence DNA segment TATCGTAACACCCTCGAGGCGTTGTACAAGTTAGGTAGAGGCACGAAAGAGGATCAtctcgtttatttcgtttcgAGCAAGTTCGACCGCGAATTAGAAACGGAGTGGAACAAAACCCTCGGAGATGCACGAACCTACCCAACATACGCGGCGATGGAAAAGTTTGTTTTAGAACAAACCGCGGCGGTTAAGATGTCCAATCAACCGACGCAACAACTACAATCCTCCGCGGGTCCTGCGAAACCGTTACGACAAAAAACGAACGCGCACGTGATTGAAGAAAGTAGGCCGTCTCCTACTTGCTTTCTTTGCAAAGAAGCGCACGTACCCCGCGACTGTAGCATGTTCCGTAGCCTCTCGCCACTAGCGCGCTTCGAGACGCTGAAAAGTCAACACGCGTGCATAAATTGCCTCGGCGCGAATCACACCGTGTCGAATTGCCCGAGCACAAACGTGTGTAGACAGTGTGGTGAAAAGCACCACACATTGCTGCACCGCGGAGAATCCAGGGCCCTCAGCAGACCCAAAACGAGTGGTTACCGAAACCATGCATCTTCGGTCCAGCCCTCGAGATTAGACGCGTCTACCACTCTTCAGACACCGTTATCGGCTCAAGCCCCTGCGCGGCCCGTGAATTCAGAAGAAATCGGTAGTAACGTTGCGACACATTTCGCCGAAGCCAGTCCGAATGGCATTCAGACTGTCCTACTGGCTACCGCAATGGTCAAAGTTTTCGCGCCCAACGGTCAGTCGCGATTAGCCCGCGCGCTATTAGACCAGGGGTCTCAATCCTCGTTCGTGTCCACCAATCTTGTACAGCAGCTACGTTTACAAAAAGTCCGAGCACCGATTTCCGTGACTGGTCTCGGCGGCGAACGAACAAGCACCATTGATTATAGTGTGCAACTGCAGATAGGTTCGTCCAAACAGGAGTCACCAGCACTGTTAACCCGTGCGTTCATAGTGCGCGGTATAACGCAGTACGCGCCGCCGGCGATCCAGATGGAAAATTACAGCGCCCTGTTCGATCTCGCGCTCGCGGACCCCGAGCCCGCATCAAAGCAACGTATCGAATTGCTCCTAGGCGCGGATATCTTCGCGCAAATTCTACGACCTGGCGTTCGACTCCCCAGTAACCAAGGACCGATTGCGCAAAATACGGTATTCGGTTGGATCTTGTCCGGATGCATCAACACCCCGGAAAACCATCGCGTCGCGGTTACCACGCATCACGGGACAATCACGGATCCACTCGAACGTGCGTTAACTCGTTTTTGGGAAACGGAAGCGGTCCCTGAAACGCGTATCCTCACTCCCTTGGAAATAGAATGCGAGCGGCACTTCGAAAAAACCTACTCGCGCGACGCTACCGGCAGATTCGTGGTGCGGTTACCGTTTCTCAAGTCGGTCCCCGAGGACTTCCTCGGAGATTCACTCCGAGGAGCCACCGCGTCACTGGCACGTCTGACCCGGAAACTACGCGAAAACGAGGCGGTAAAATGCGAATATAATGCGTTCATCCGCGAGTATGAGTCGCTCGGCCACATGAACCGTCTCGATGGCGTCGACCGTTCCAGGAATTACATTCCACATCGCGCCGTTCTCCGAGAGGAAAGCTTGACTACAAAGCTCCGAGTCGTTTTTAATGCGTCGAGCCAAACGTCTAGCGGATACTCCTTAAACGACATCCTACTTACTGGTCCGAAGTTACAGTTAGATATCACTCACATCTTATTAGCGTGGCGAATCCACAAATATGTTCTAGTGGCGGACATTGAGAAAATGTTCCGTCAAATTCTCATCCACCCACAAGATCGCAAATATCAATGCATCTTGTGGAGAAGCGAATCTACCGGTAATCTCGAGACGTTCGAATTGAATACGGTAACCTACGGAACCGCCTGCGCCCCGTACCTCTCGATGCGCGTTATACAAGAAGTAAACAAGTTGGAAGGTTCGGAATAccccctcgcgtccccgattcttcgCAACAGTGTTTATGTCGACGACGTATTCATGGGCGCGCCGGACAAACAGCTGCTCGAACAGACTAGAATACAAGTCTGTCAGCTGTTGTCTCGAGGCGGATTCAATCTGCGAAAATGGGCGGGCAACGATGCCGAATCCCTGCGAAATATTCCCGCAGCCACACATTCACACGCGGTGGATCTGCGAATATTCAATGCTTCGGAACTCAAAGTCCTCGGAATCAGGTGGATCCCCTCGGACGACACGTTCTATTTTGACTTACAAAAACTGGCGGTCAGAAAGGAGAAGATGAGCAAGCGCGAATTGCTCTCGGAGATTGCGACGTTGTTCGACCCTCTAGGATGGTTGTCTCCAATTGTTGTTCGAGCCAAAATCTTGATGCAGCAACAATGGCTCGAACGAATCAGCTGGGATGACTGCGTATCGGACGACACCCGCGAAACCTGGAACCTCTTCTGTATGGACTGGCGTGCTTTAACCGCAATGAGGGTCCCGCGGTGGATCCAGTACGCCCCTGACTCACTCGAAATCCAACTACATGGATTCAGCGACGCATCTCGTGCCGCCTTTTCATGCGCGATTTACGCCCGCGTAACGTCGCTCACCGGCGAAACGCATACCACGCTGCTCACAGCTAAATCGCGAGTAGCTCCAATAAAAACTGTCTCTATCCCTATCCTCGAGTTAAACGGAGCCGTCATGCTAACTGAATTGGCCGCTCACGTGACCCACTCGATCGGGATACCGGTAACGAAGACAGTTTGCTGGACGGACTCCACGATTGTCCTCGCATGGTTGCGGAAACACCCAGCAGCTTGGAAGACCATGGTGGCCAACAGGACGTCCAAGATCCACTCCACACTGCCGAATGCCGTCTGGAGACACGTGCCGACGCACTACAATCCTGCAGACCTGAATTCGCGTGGTGTAAGTGCAGAAGCACTGCTGTCATCGACGCTGTGGATCGAGGGTCCATCGTGGTTGAAGAGGGACGAAGAAGACTGGCCCGTTCAGCAGACCTACGAAACGGAGgaggaaaaatgtaaaaccgCCGTACATAATACGGTCACAATCAAAGATTGGGATGCTCTGTCTCGCTTCTCTAGCTGGCAACGCCTAATCCGCGTATTCTGTCACGTGCGGCGATTTATAAACACGGTGCGAAAGCAAACAAGCACCGCGCCCCCCTCGTTCCTCACCGTCTCGGAGCTACGCGATTCGGAAATAACAATActgcgaataatccaacgcagctCGTTCGCAACCGAAATCGCCGCGTTCGCGCGGAACAAAGCGTTGACCAGTGGCTCGTCGCTTTTGCCGCTCAGCCCTTTCATCGACCAATGCGGAGTCGTACGCGTAGGCGGGAGGCTCAGAAACTCCTTTCTGCCTTGGGAAACGAAGCACCCCGCGATATTGCCGAAACATCACGTTTCCGACCTCATTATTCGGGAATCGCATCTTCTCTCCTTGCATGGCGGAAATCAAATCACGACGTACACAACAAGACAAAAATATTGGATCCTAGGGTTGCGTAATTCGGTCCGTCGCGTGATTCATAAGTGCGTCAAATGCGCGCGTTGGCGGGCGGAAACTGCAACGCAGGTAATGCAAGACCTCGTGACGTCACGTTGCCGTCCGTCCCCTCCATTCTCTCACATTGGAGTCGATTACGCCGGTCCCTACCAAGTACGAGACGCACCCGGGCGCGGAAAGCGaacttataaaaaatacattgcagtATTTATCTGTTTTGCTACTCACGCGGTCCATTTAGAGTTGGTTGATGATTGCTCCACGGCTGCCTTCCTCGCAGCCTTCGACCGCTTCACGTCCAGACGTGGTGTTCCTCAGACGATCACTAGCGACAATGGCACGAATTTCGTAGGCGCGTCCAACGAACTCGCTCGACACTTCGTCGAAGTCACAAATTCGCcggaattgaaaaatcgatgctCCACTCTTCTTATTCAGTGGAAGTTCTATCCCCCGGGCGCTCCTCATCACGGAGGAATGCAGGAAGCCGCAGTCCGGTCAACCAAGCATCATCTTCGTCGTATCATGGGGTCGTTCGCGTCAACCTCCGAAGAGATGTCCACACTGCTTTGCAAGGTGGAAGCCACGTTAAACTCGCGTCCGATTACTCGGGTGCGCGACGACCCAGAGTGTCTTGAAATCCTTACGCCAGGGCACTTTTTAACCGGTAGTCCGCTGATTTCACGTCCGGTTCCTCCCGTGATTGACGAGCCGACAACGCACTTATCACGATGGCAACAAGTGCAAAAATTCCACGAACTGCTGTGGCGCGTATGGTCCCGCGAGTACTTGCAGGAACTGCAGTCGCGGTACAAATGGCAAACTGAACAAAAGGATCTGACTGTAGGAGCGGTAGTCCTCTTGGACAACCCCCTACTACCTCCTAACAAATGGGAATTAGGGAGGGTCGTAAAAACGTTCCCAGGTAAAGACGGCCACGTACGAGTGGTGGAGGTTAAGACCGCGTCCTCAACATATAAACGACCCATCACTCGTGTCTGCCAGTTACCAGTAAACAACTGAAGGCACCCCCCGAATAATGTTGtcgagcgtgcgacgtcacgacCTACGTGACATAACAGTCGCGGCCGGCCGTCGGCCCAGGTGTCGTCATCCGaaacattgtaaatattgtaaatagttagtatgtgtgtgtatgtgtacgtATGTATGGGGAGCTCTTCGAGATATATAGATTATCCGTTTCTGTTGCGCGACCGCGCAAGGCGGGCGGTTTGTTAAACGCGAACGATACAGTTTCGTATGATTCAGCGCCGCGACCACCCCCCTCGTCGTCCCTACAGCACCGCGGCGAGTCTTCACCTCGAAGCGAGCTCCCGTATGTGTGTACGGTGGGGGAATCCACCGATTACCGGTAAATAGGACCCCCAGCCAGTTTGAAGGCGCGTTCCGTTGTAACCTCCTCTGCGAGTA contains these protein-coding regions:
- the LOC143220016 gene encoding uncharacterized protein LOC143220016 produces the protein MNTSVTETFEAVLERQTQAFAQLTKILANTKKKGVDNYTVEYLDTRLTMYQETWTQITSFNGYLQAYRKADRTKEDLPYFKAGTMDRMEDAYLDGWSYLREQLAHLRPPITPPAANSSMAFPASMVTRPAHVKLPRIELPKFDGDYTRWKSFESRFNSAVIVNETLTGSERLQYLLSALSGEALESIQHLDVTDANFQIGWTRLKEIYDNERVIVHTLMQKLYSLKSIKLSQLDSLNQFTIHYRNTLEALYKLGRGTKEDHLVYFVSSKFDRELETEWNKTLGDARTYPTYAAMEKFVLEQTAAVKMSNQPTQQLQSSAGPAKPLRQKTNAHVIEESRPSPTCFLCKEAHVPRDCSMFRSLSPLARFETLKSQHACINCLGANHTVSNCPSTNVCRQCGEKHHTLLHRGESRALSRPKTSGYRNHASSVQPSRLDASTTLQTPLSAQAPARPVNSEEIGSNVATHFAEASPNGIQTVLLATAMVKVFAPNGQSRLARALLDQGSQSSFVSTNLVQQLRLQKVRAPISVTGLGGERTSTIDYSVQLQIGSSKQESPALLTRAFIVRGITQYAPPAIQMENYSALFDLALADPEPASKQRIELLLGADIFAQILRPGVRLPSNQGPIAQNTVFGWILSGCINTPENHRVAVTTHHGTITDPLERALTRFWETEAVPETRILTPLEIECERHFEKTYSRDATGRFVVRLPFLKSVPEDFLGDSLRGATASLARLTRKLRENEAVKCEYNAFIREYESLGHMNRLDGVDRSRNYIPHRAVLREESLTTKLRVVFNASSQTSSGYSLNDILLTGPKLQLDITHILLAWRIHKYVLVADIEKMFRQILIHPQDRKYQCILWRSESTGNLETFELNTVTYGTACAPYLSMRVIQEVNKLEGSEYPLASPILRNSVYVDDVFMGAPDKQLLEQTRIQVCQLLSRGGFNLRKWAGNDAESLRNIPAATHSHAVDLRIFNASELKVLGIRWIPSDDTFYFDLQKLAVRKEKMSKRELLSEIATLFDPLGWLSPIVVRAKILMQQQWLERISWDDCVSDDTRETWNLFCMDWRALTAMRVPRWIQYAPDSLEIQLHGFSDASRAAFSCAIYARVTSLTGETHTTLLTAKSRVAPIKTVSIPILELNGAVMLTELAAHVTHSIGIPVTKTVCWTDSTIVLAWLRKHPAAWKTMVANRTSKIHSTLPNAVWRHVPTHYNPADLNSRGVSAEALLSSTLWIEGPSWLKRDEEDWPVQQTYETEEEKCKTAVHNTVTIKDWDALSRFSSWQRLIRVFCHVRRFINTVRKQTSTAPPSFLTVSELRDSEITILRIIQRSSFATEIAAFARNKALTSGSSLLPLSPFIDQCGVVRVGGRLRNSFLPWETKHPAILPKHHVSDLIIRESHLLSLHGGNQITTYTTRQKYWILGLRNSVRRVIHKCVKCARWRAETATQVMQDLVTSRCRPSPPFSHIGVDYAGPYQVRDAPGRGKRTYKKYIAVFICFATHAVHLELVDDCSTAAFLAAFDRFTSRRGVPQTITSDNGTNFVGASNELARHFVEVTNSPELKNRCSTLLIQWKFYPPGAPHHGGMQEAAVRSTKHHLRRIMGSFASTSEEMSTLLCKVEATLNSRPITRVRDDPECLEILTPGHFLTGSPLISRPVPPVIDEPTTHLSRWQQVQKFHELLWRVWSREYLQELQSRYKWQTEQKDLTVGAVVLLDNPLLPPNKWELGRVVKTFPGKDGHVRVVEVKTASSTYKRPITRVCQLPVNN